A window from Leptidea sinapis chromosome 11, ilLepSina1.1, whole genome shotgun sequence encodes these proteins:
- the LOC126966936 gene encoding uncharacterized protein LOC126966936 translates to MDVEEAICLWILYRRLRRRRRRQRRYWVHPILSDRLSSSLFVTLYPKLRLHEEIFFNYFRMSVATFDFLYDFIENDLKSSENAVRYCISPKEKLIVTLRYLATGSSFAELQYGYKIGKSTISGIIKQVCQVFWRNLKTLVMSPPTKEIWTQISIQFENKAYFPNCVGALDGKHVRLIQPPESGSMYYNYKHFFSLVLMALCDANYCFIWIDVGAYGKDSDSGVFKETSLFKKLSENSLNLPEPRSITNNESDAFKLPYVIVADEAFAMTKNLMRPYGGKMLSKEKKIFNYRLSLARRYVECTFGIMCNKWRILHRPIDVKIDFAVDIVKAICVLHNLVRMRDGINQDDMINPAPLPNVNPTNSGRAIHEVDNIRTKFTNYFVTEGKLDWQDKMV, encoded by the exons ATGGACGTGGAGGAGGCAATTTGCTTGTGGATTTTATATAGAAGACTGAGACGTCGCAGAAGACGACAAAGGCGATACTGGGTGCATCCAATATTAAGTGACAGACTTTCTTCAAGCCTGTTTGTCACCTTATACCCTAAGTTGAGGTTACAtgaagaaattttttttaattatttccgtATGTCAGTTGCAACCTTTGATTTTTTATACGATTTCattgaaaatgatttaaaatccaGTGAAAATGCTGTAAGATATTGCATATCACCAAAAGAAAAACTCATTGTAACATTGCG GTACCTAGCAACTGGTTCTTCATTTGCAGAGTTACAATATGGTTATAAAATTGGCAAGTCTACGATATCGGGTATAATTAAGCAAGTGTGCCAAGTTTTTTggagaaatttaaaaactttggtCATGAGTCCACCAACAAAAGAAATCTGGACACAAATATCtatacaatttgaaaataaagcATATTTTCCAAATTGTGTTGGAGCGTTGGACGGCAAACACGTTCGTTTAATACAGCCACCAGAATCAGGATCAatgtattacaattataaacactttttctcattagttTTAATGGCTTTATGTGATGCTAACTATTGCTTCATATGGATAGACGTTGGAGCTTACGGAAAAGACAGTGATTCGGGTGTTTTCAAGGAAACGTCATTATTCAAAAAACTCTCAGAAAATTCGTTGAACTTACCAGAGCCTAGATCTATCACAAATAATGAGAGCGATGCATTTAAACTACCATACGTAATTGTAGCTGACGAGGCTTTCGCTATGACTAAAAATTTGATGAGACCCTATGGTGGTAAAATgttgtcaaaagaaaaaaaaatatttaactaccgCCTTTCTTTAGCACGAAGGTATGTCGAATGTACATTTGGCATAATGTGTAACAAGTGGCGTATCTTACACCGGCCAATAGACGTGAAGATAGATTTTGCTGTTGATATCGTCAAAGCTATTTGTGTTTTACATAACTTGGTAAGGATGAGAGATGGTATAAATCAGGATGATATGATCAATCCAGCGCCATTACCTAATGTGAATCCAACTAACAGTGGACGAGCAATCCATGAAGTAGATAATATTCGAACTAaattcacaaattattttgttactgaAGGTAAATTAGATTGGCAAGATAAAATGGTGTAA